A genomic stretch from Xenopus laevis strain J_2021 chromosome 6S, Xenopus_laevis_v10.1, whole genome shotgun sequence includes:
- the LOC121395258 gene encoding A-kinase anchor protein inhibitor 1-like, with translation MVYAAGEKPGKESEEVKLLNASKQIVETAILQAVHQVSQEDEKEQNKPSSRAERQQPDGKSNTPIHKK, from the exons ATGGTGTATGCTGCAG GAGAGAAACCTGGGAAAGAATCCGAGGAAGTGAAGCTACTGAACGCCAGCAAGCAGATTGTAGAAACCGCTATCCTGCAAGCTGTACATCAAGTATCTCAGGAAGATGAGAAAGAACAAAATAAACCAAGTAGCAGAGCAGAGAGACAGCAACCAGATGGAAAAAGCAATACACCAATTCATAAGAAATAA